From Agarivorans sp. Alg241-V36, the proteins below share one genomic window:
- a CDS encoding sensor domain-containing diguanylate cyclase: MNSRFLKTNISWKKKAGFWALLVTLLFAAVLSHRYQTIKHQIVEEVELSFGGFKTANKHLISLLSQRLSLLTRTLGLLNYVNDESELTLVTLATEWQRIARDVNLEGDFYYVHRDGRVDLALKQSKDGHTLEWGASINPLIKNYFRNLSWRDEGVISTKVIYEKANQHTYYVLYIPVFDKWSKLVGWMVNEYDQQAINQTVHFVGRPKLVERAVIVTSENIVIEGDYSQETAKKLLSLVGKLDYSSLSDYFDSKSYREVASHFDVGSGLMFTSVLDEYADSDPSTAFLYISHKDLAIDSRHWLVFIAMVYLVSIVGCFFAAYLNEMIRREKAVVEELNALREAAFEGEFSQVITNPKGKVMQVNQYLAKKVGVKAEHMIGTKLTDFGQSEPGFDEVLAIAAEKGSWLGEVSIKANSGLKSIQQMTVTAVYWQGELHNFVCSSIDISAQKKLEDKLLQLANTDPLTGAANRRHFEDSVFLEQSRSDRNGSCFSILMIDVDYFKKLNDQYGHDTGDLCLIRLVETINKLKREIDLLARWGGEEFIMLLPETDVTQAANLAERLRLAFEQDKAEPNFTCSFGITQSEKECSFAKLYKQADKALYTAKNNGRNQVVEYASIMEN; this comes from the coding sequence TTGAATTCACGTTTTCTAAAAACCAACATTTCTTGGAAAAAAAAGGCAGGCTTTTGGGCGCTGCTGGTGACCTTGTTGTTCGCAGCGGTGCTTTCTCATCGCTACCAAACCATAAAGCATCAAATAGTCGAAGAAGTTGAATTATCATTTGGTGGATTTAAAACTGCTAACAAGCATTTAATTAGCTTGTTGTCGCAACGTCTTTCCTTGCTAACTCGAACCTTAGGCCTACTTAATTACGTTAACGATGAATCGGAATTAACCTTAGTCACGCTGGCTACAGAATGGCAGAGGATAGCTCGAGACGTTAACCTAGAAGGTGATTTTTACTATGTGCACCGTGATGGTCGAGTAGACCTCGCACTAAAACAAAGTAAAGATGGTCATACCTTAGAATGGGGGGCCAGCATTAACCCCCTCATCAAAAACTATTTTAGAAATCTCTCTTGGCGAGATGAGGGCGTTATTTCTACTAAGGTAATTTACGAGAAAGCAAACCAACATACCTATTACGTTTTGTATATTCCGGTATTTGATAAATGGTCAAAATTAGTGGGTTGGATGGTAAATGAGTACGATCAGCAGGCCATTAATCAAACCGTACATTTTGTTGGTCGGCCAAAACTAGTTGAACGCGCTGTTATTGTTACAAGCGAAAACATCGTTATAGAAGGCGACTATAGCCAAGAAACAGCCAAAAAATTGTTAAGTTTGGTCGGCAAATTGGATTACTCATCGCTTAGTGATTATTTCGATTCTAAATCATATCGAGAAGTTGCTTCTCATTTTGATGTAGGCAGTGGATTGATGTTTACTTCAGTCCTTGATGAATATGCTGACTCAGATCCTAGTACCGCATTCTTGTACATATCCCACAAAGATTTGGCTATAGACAGTCGACATTGGTTAGTTTTTATCGCGATGGTCTATCTAGTGTCGATTGTTGGATGTTTTTTTGCGGCTTATTTAAACGAGATGATTCGCCGTGAAAAAGCTGTAGTTGAAGAACTCAATGCGTTAAGAGAAGCTGCTTTTGAAGGCGAGTTTTCACAAGTTATTACCAACCCAAAGGGCAAGGTAATGCAAGTGAATCAATACTTAGCAAAAAAAGTGGGTGTAAAAGCTGAACATATGATTGGTACTAAGCTTACGGATTTTGGACAGTCTGAACCTGGCTTTGATGAAGTGCTTGCTATAGCAGCTGAAAAGGGCAGTTGGTTGGGCGAGGTTTCTATAAAAGCAAATAGTGGCCTTAAATCTATCCAGCAAATGACTGTAACGGCTGTGTATTGGCAAGGTGAACTACACAATTTTGTTTGCTCTAGCATTGATATAAGCGCTCAGAAAAAGCTTGAAGACAAACTCCTGCAGCTGGCAAACACAGATCCTTTAACCGGTGCCGCTAATCGCCGTCATTTTGAAGACAGTGTGTTTTTAGAACAGAGCCGTAGCGACCGCAATGGCTCTTGTTTTTCAATATTAATGATTGATGTGGACTACTTTAAAAAGCTCAATGATCAATATGGCCATGATACCGGTGATTTATGTTTGATTCGCTTGGTAGAAACCATTAACAAGTTAAAACGCGAAATCGACTTACTTGCGCGTTGGGGTGGTGAAGAGTTTATTATGCTGCTACCCGAAACTGATGTTACTCAGGCAGCAAACCTAGCGGAGCGACTTCGATTAGCGTTTGAGCAAGACAAAGCAGAGCCAAACTTTACCTGTAGCTTTGGCATTACCCAAAGTGAAAAAGAATGTAGCTTTGCAAAGCTATATAAGCAGGCAGATAAAGCCTTATACACGGCCAAAAATAATGGCCGAAATCAGGTAGTTGAGTATGCCTCAATTATGGAAAATTAA
- the malZ gene encoding maltodextrin glucosidase: MTDFRFHPQSQVIQQQDSYLINLYTAIKHNYQKVYVRVEPDHEEWLMEMTKPSIEGNWLKWQISIPVSPHSPLTLYCFKFVSYDDQCYLHAAGESSRLPQKHFHFRINSQAKPPEWAKQQVFYQIFPERFANGDPSLTPNKDNYSYQEDGRKIVQKSWGEPVAKSHSGTGATEFYGGDLIGIEQKLDYLEELGITALYLNPIFCSPSNHKYDCTNYFEVEPHFGGDDALISLSANMKSRGMKLMLDAVVNHTSNQHHWMDYYQQHQGGAYHNQDSLFKDWYHFDDSGNYWSWKGVETLPKLNFANGEVQNAIYEGEQSVLKHWLKPPFSIDAWRFDVIHMLGEHNSAQNNAHYVAKFRESIKQTNSEAYMIGEHFAEATQWLQGDQEDAAMNYYGFNQPVVAFLAGVDVPRYVPLKLNASDLATWLAEARGSIPFANQLAQYNLLDSHDTPRFSHLVNESEELAKVAATMLLTYIGVPSIYYGDEVGLTGANDPDCRRCFPWDKEQWNQALLTHYQQLIALRKQRSELQQGDLISLLESDDVWVFMRWVPEQHSIVVINRGESQQIDLDLSQLQESVPYKKFETGEELLVDDNGKLALSLAAQSSMVLTSQ; the protein is encoded by the coding sequence ATGACTGATTTTCGCTTTCATCCACAAAGTCAGGTTATACAGCAGCAAGACAGCTATTTAATTAATCTCTACACCGCCATTAAACACAACTACCAAAAAGTATATGTACGCGTAGAACCAGACCACGAAGAATGGTTAATGGAAATGACTAAGCCAAGCATTGAAGGAAATTGGCTTAAGTGGCAAATCAGCATTCCTGTTAGCCCACACTCTCCGCTCACGCTTTATTGCTTTAAATTTGTAAGCTACGACGACCAGTGTTATTTGCATGCAGCCGGTGAATCTTCTCGCCTACCACAAAAACATTTTCACTTTAGAATAAACAGCCAAGCCAAACCGCCAGAGTGGGCTAAACAGCAGGTTTTTTATCAAATTTTCCCTGAACGCTTCGCTAATGGCGACCCAAGCTTAACGCCAAACAAAGACAATTATAGTTACCAAGAAGACGGCAGAAAAATTGTTCAGAAAAGCTGGGGCGAACCAGTTGCAAAATCACATTCAGGCACTGGTGCAACAGAGTTTTATGGTGGCGATTTAATCGGCATTGAACAGAAGCTCGATTATCTAGAAGAGCTTGGTATTACCGCTCTCTACCTTAACCCGATTTTCTGCTCTCCCAGTAACCACAAGTACGACTGTACAAACTACTTTGAAGTAGAACCACACTTTGGTGGGGATGACGCGCTAATTAGCTTATCAGCTAATATGAAAAGTCGTGGCATGAAGCTAATGTTAGATGCAGTAGTCAACCACACCTCAAACCAACACCACTGGATGGATTACTATCAGCAGCATCAAGGCGGCGCATACCACAACCAAGATTCGTTGTTTAAAGATTGGTACCATTTTGATGACAGTGGCAACTACTGGTCTTGGAAAGGCGTTGAAACCTTACCTAAGTTGAACTTTGCTAATGGTGAAGTGCAGAACGCTATCTATGAAGGTGAGCAGTCAGTATTAAAGCATTGGTTAAAACCACCCTTCTCTATCGACGCTTGGCGCTTTGATGTAATTCACATGCTGGGTGAACACAATAGCGCACAAAATAACGCCCATTATGTGGCTAAATTTAGGGAATCCATCAAGCAAACAAACAGCGAAGCCTACATGATTGGTGAGCACTTTGCCGAAGCTACTCAATGGCTGCAAGGTGATCAAGAAGACGCCGCAATGAACTACTATGGATTTAACCAACCAGTGGTGGCATTTTTAGCCGGCGTTGACGTTCCGCGCTATGTACCGCTTAAGCTTAATGCCTCGGACTTAGCCACTTGGCTTGCCGAAGCTCGCGGCTCTATCCCCTTTGCTAATCAACTAGCGCAATACAACCTGTTAGATAGCCACGACACGCCTCGCTTTAGTCACCTAGTCAATGAAAGCGAAGAGCTAGCAAAAGTAGCCGCTACTATGCTGCTAACTTATATCGGTGTACCGTCAATTTACTATGGTGATGAAGTAGGCTTAACTGGCGCCAATGATCCTGACTGCCGCCGCTGCTTCCCGTGGGACAAAGAGCAATGGAATCAAGCGTTGCTAACCCATTATCAGCAGCTAATTGCTTTACGTAAACAACGCAGCGAATTGCAACAAGGGGATCTGATAAGTTTGCTTGAGAGCGACGATGTATGGGTATTTATGCGCTGGGTGCCTGAGCAACACAGTATTGTGGTGATTAACCGCGGTGAGTCTCAACAAATAGACTTAGACTTATCCCAGCTACAAGAGAGTGTTCCTTACAAGAAGTTTGAAACTGGCGAAGAGTTGCTTGTCGACGACAATGGAAAACTGGCGCTATCGCTAGCCGCACAGTCTTCCATGGTATTAACTAGCCAATAG
- a CDS encoding efflux RND transporter periplasmic adaptor subunit: MNRTPVVARVAKALGLTIASLSFLSACDTAPPPPPAVKANVKVLEVAMKEVTPSNDFVGRTEATQDITIKSKVRGNLLKTNFEEGSIVEKGDLLFEIDPAQYDAAVKASKALVAQAKAAYDTAVLNFKRGEGLIKDNFISQSDYDNLLSRKLQTAASLQSANAELDNAKLELGYTKIYAPFTGRISRAAVFTGDLISPDQTELADLVQMEPVWVNYQLPEKVLIEAQRAHKSVTTPFKLSDFPVKIKFPDGNMFDEVGKMDFVDNRVDATTGTLAIRAEFANKEHIIVPGLYVTVIIESPEMQEVMLIPQRAVQEDQQGRYVLTVDKKNMVGRRNVELGQRYGIDWEVEKGLEKGDLVITEGLQKARVGAEVDHEMDTVQPFSDTQS, translated from the coding sequence ATGAACCGCACACCTGTTGTAGCTCGTGTGGCAAAGGCTTTGGGCCTAACAATTGCCTCACTTTCGTTTTTAAGTGCGTGTGATACAGCACCACCTCCACCACCAGCTGTTAAAGCAAATGTGAAAGTTCTTGAAGTTGCAATGAAAGAAGTAACGCCAAGTAATGATTTTGTTGGCAGAACTGAAGCAACTCAAGATATCACTATCAAATCTAAAGTGCGTGGTAACTTGTTAAAAACCAACTTTGAAGAAGGTAGCATTGTAGAGAAGGGCGATTTACTGTTTGAAATTGACCCAGCCCAATACGATGCAGCAGTTAAGGCGTCTAAAGCTTTAGTTGCTCAAGCAAAAGCTGCTTATGATACTGCTGTTTTAAACTTCAAGCGTGGTGAAGGCCTAATTAAAGACAACTTCATCAGCCAGTCTGATTACGACAACTTATTATCTCGTAAACTGCAAACAGCGGCATCTTTACAAAGCGCTAATGCAGAGTTAGATAATGCAAAGCTTGAATTAGGCTACACAAAAATCTACGCACCATTTACTGGCCGAATTAGCCGTGCGGCTGTGTTTACTGGTGACTTGATTTCTCCAGATCAAACCGAGTTAGCTGACCTAGTTCAAATGGAACCGGTTTGGGTTAATTACCAACTTCCGGAAAAAGTACTTATTGAGGCGCAACGTGCACATAAGTCTGTTACCACTCCTTTTAAACTTAGCGATTTCCCAGTAAAAATTAAGTTTCCTGATGGCAATATGTTTGACGAAGTCGGCAAAATGGATTTTGTTGATAACCGTGTAGATGCTACCACTGGTACATTAGCGATTCGTGCTGAGTTCGCTAACAAAGAACATATCATCGTTCCTGGCTTGTATGTGACGGTCATTATTGAATCCCCAGAAATGCAAGAAGTTATGCTAATCCCACAACGTGCTGTACAAGAGGACCAACAAGGTCGTTACGTGCTAACCGTTGACAAGAAAAACATGGTTGGTCGTAGAAATGTTGAACTTGGCCAGCGTTATGGTATCGACTGGGAAGTTGAGAAAGGCTTAGAAAAAGGCGATTTGGTTATCACCGAAGGTTTACAAAAAGCCCGTGTTGGTGCTGAAGTAGACCACGAAATGGATACTGTTCAACCATTCTCTGATACCCAGTCTTAA
- a CDS encoding single-stranded DNA-binding protein → MPLKALSGEKFLQVISRSSVEILGNIVSKEITLRYFSDGTAITQFEVLFKRKPKGSGKEQIEVFQLNARGEQAERIKQYAKAGDGVVISGHLKNQKDSKGSITSAIEVEQVNFVGAPSQLYWNKVTLVGEIVGKSSLRKSINNQSYLKLQLSTDHTDQQHVVNCNLWAYPAELIDKQAKVGDKLVLEGSLKKAFAEDKVISPILVDGHTCLHLKA, encoded by the coding sequence ATGCCGTTAAAGGCTTTAAGTGGAGAAAAGTTTTTGCAGGTAATCTCTCGCTCTTCAGTGGAAATTCTAGGCAATATTGTGTCTAAAGAAATTACGCTACGCTACTTTAGTGATGGTACTGCCATTACCCAGTTTGAAGTGTTGTTCAAGCGAAAGCCTAAAGGAAGTGGAAAGGAGCAAATAGAAGTATTTCAGCTTAATGCTAGAGGCGAGCAGGCCGAACGCATTAAACAGTATGCAAAAGCTGGTGATGGCGTAGTGATCAGCGGACACCTAAAAAACCAAAAAGACAGCAAAGGTTCTATCACCAGTGCCATTGAAGTTGAACAAGTAAATTTTGTCGGTGCACCTTCTCAGCTCTATTGGAATAAAGTCACTTTAGTAGGCGAAATTGTTGGTAAGTCTTCTTTGCGAAAGAGTATAAACAATCAGAGCTATTTAAAGCTGCAGCTTTCTACAGATCACACTGATCAACAGCATGTGGTTAATTGTAACTTATGGGCTTATCCTGCAGAGCTTATCGATAAACAAGCGAAAGTAGGAGATAAGTTAGTACTTGAAGGTTCGCTCAAAAAGGCATTTGCTGAAGACAAAGTGATCTCACCCATTTTAGTTGACGGACACACTTGTCTTCATTTAAAAGCCTAG
- a CDS encoding pseudouridine synthase has protein sequence MKYPCRLDKFLSKAGHISRSDAKKHIKNKRVSVNSQTQTSAQFSVNESDKVSLDSKDLKLIEHHYFMLNKPIGYLSTEAEANHPSALSLIDSPLKIHAAGRLDADTTGLLLLTSDGQWSHRVTSPNSKKFKDYRVSLADVVSDEDLLKLEQGLMLRGEDKLTLPAVTKRINQKQIVLSISEGRYHQVKRMCAAIGNKVVALHREKVGEVTLEDKLQPGEYRELTETEIASFN, from the coding sequence ATGAAATACCCTTGTCGATTAGACAAATTCCTATCTAAAGCTGGGCACATATCACGAAGCGATGCTAAAAAGCATATCAAAAACAAACGTGTAAGTGTGAACAGTCAAACTCAAACAAGTGCGCAATTTAGTGTTAACGAGAGTGACAAGGTTAGTTTAGATAGTAAAGATTTGAAGCTAATCGAGCATCACTATTTCATGTTGAATAAACCGATAGGTTACTTAAGCACAGAAGCTGAAGCCAATCACCCCAGCGCCTTATCGTTAATAGACTCTCCGCTTAAGATACACGCTGCTGGTCGTTTAGATGCAGACACTACTGGTTTATTGCTTTTGACCAGTGATGGCCAATGGTCACATAGGGTAACTAGCCCCAACAGCAAAAAGTTCAAGGATTATCGAGTTAGCCTAGCCGATGTAGTTAGTGATGAAGACCTACTAAAGCTTGAACAGGGCCTTATGTTACGCGGTGAAGATAAACTCACCCTTCCAGCCGTCACCAAACGTATTAATCAAAAACAAATTGTACTTAGCATTAGTGAAGGTCGTTACCACCAAGTCAAACGAATGTGCGCAGCGATAGGCAACAAAGTTGTCGCCTTACATAGAGAGAAAGTGGGTGAAGTGACCTTAGAAGATAAGCTGCAGCCTGGCGAGTACAGAGAACTAACTGAAACAGAGATAGCTAGCTTTAACTGA
- a CDS encoding DUF3087 family protein codes for MQFQNIDKAVYQQRSRYTYIGISGLLIVFTLLWSSLFIAVFSSGPDNFYLNLLGVVAAVFSVVPVVLTLKNKPWFYEVMYVWRLKQELNKINRKMAALVKAMNTGDVTAFEIVKFSYLGSRQIWELDDNTLMLNELAISENKLEQQAEQFNLGVDANNYSTSALQNY; via the coding sequence ATGCAATTTCAAAACATAGACAAAGCCGTTTATCAACAACGCTCTCGCTACACCTATATAGGCATTTCCGGCCTGTTAATAGTGTTTACCTTGTTGTGGTCTAGCCTATTTATCGCTGTGTTTTCTAGCGGGCCAGACAACTTTTACTTAAACTTGCTAGGTGTAGTAGCGGCAGTTTTTAGCGTAGTACCTGTTGTATTAACGCTTAAAAACAAACCTTGGTTCTATGAAGTCATGTATGTTTGGCGTTTAAAACAAGAGCTCAACAAAATTAATCGAAAAATGGCAGCTTTAGTTAAAGCCATGAACACAGGTGATGTAACCGCTTTTGAAATCGTTAAGTTTTCCTATTTGGGTAGTCGTCAAATTTGGGAGTTAGATGACAACACCCTGATGCTCAACGAGTTAGCCATTTCAGAAAATAAACTAGAGCAACAGGCTGAGCAGTTTAATCTAGGCGTAGATGCCAATAATTACTCCACCAGCGCGCTACAAAACTACTGA
- a CDS encoding DNA recombination protein RmuC yields the protein MLQQQHEGVIAAHNVEKQQLQQHVHDKDISLAELHTELQHLREVQQQFDTSQQLLQREQQRCALLQQKDLSLQERITYLEQSEERVNKQFELLANRIFKEKGQELQQQSKQSIESVLQPLQQQLDGFKQQVQQSYENEAKQRHSLKDQIVTLQTLNQQISEDAVKLTKALKGDNKQQGDWGELILEQILQSSGLREGHEYHTQVVGVNQHGQTIKPDVVVKLPDNKSVIVDSKVNLVAYERYYNSEDDEAQQLALKEHAKSLRQQIVGLAKKDYHTLYQLPSLDYVLLFIPIEGAYLSALEQDPSLINFALESNILMVSPSSLMVALRTIQNLWRTEHQQQNAQVIAQRAGKLFDKFVAFTEDLKSHGQQLQRSSDSYQSAMNKLSTGKGNLVRQAQQLKDLQVSSSKSLDAKLLTDSQYEE from the coding sequence GTGCTCCAGCAGCAACATGAAGGCGTCATTGCTGCGCACAATGTTGAGAAACAACAACTACAGCAACACGTTCATGACAAAGACATTTCGTTGGCAGAATTACATACCGAATTGCAGCACTTGCGTGAAGTACAACAGCAGTTTGATACCAGCCAACAGTTATTACAACGCGAACAGCAGCGTTGTGCTTTGCTTCAGCAAAAAGACCTTAGCTTACAAGAGCGCATCACGTACTTAGAGCAAAGTGAAGAACGGGTTAACAAGCAATTTGAGCTTTTGGCTAACCGTATATTTAAAGAAAAAGGCCAAGAACTACAGCAGCAAAGTAAGCAAAGTATTGAATCTGTTCTGCAGCCTTTGCAGCAACAACTGGACGGCTTTAAGCAGCAGGTTCAACAAAGCTATGAAAATGAAGCCAAGCAACGCCATTCTTTAAAAGATCAAATAGTAACTCTGCAAACACTTAACCAACAAATAAGTGAAGATGCAGTTAAGTTAACCAAGGCCCTAAAAGGCGACAATAAACAACAAGGTGATTGGGGAGAGCTTATTTTAGAGCAAATCCTACAATCTTCAGGCTTACGTGAAGGGCACGAATACCACACTCAAGTGGTGGGTGTTAATCAACATGGCCAAACCATTAAGCCTGATGTTGTGGTTAAGCTGCCTGATAACAAATCGGTGATTGTAGATTCAAAAGTAAACCTTGTGGCTTATGAACGTTATTACAATAGTGAGGATGACGAAGCACAACAACTGGCGCTAAAAGAGCATGCTAAGAGTTTGCGCCAGCAGATTGTCGGCTTAGCTAAAAAAGATTACCACACCTTGTACCAGCTTCCATCGCTAGACTACGTATTGCTGTTTATTCCCATTGAAGGGGCTTATCTTAGCGCCTTGGAGCAAGATCCTTCGTTGATTAATTTTGCTCTGGAATCCAATATTCTCATGGTAAGCCCGAGTAGTTTAATGGTTGCCTTAAGAACCATACAAAACCTTTGGCGAACAGAGCACCAACAGCAAAATGCTCAGGTGATTGCACAGCGGGCCGGTAAACTGTTCGACAAGTTTGTGGCATTTACCGAAGACTTAAAAAGCCACGGTCAGCAGCTACAACGTTCTAGTGATAGTTATCAAAGTGCAATGAATAAGTTAAGCACTGGCAAGGGCAACTTAGTTCGCCAAGCTCAACAACTAAAAGACTTGCAGGTAAGCTCTAGCAAGTCTTTAGATGCGAAACTACTGACAGATAGCCAGTATGAGGAATAA